A stretch of Garra rufa chromosome 11, GarRuf1.0, whole genome shotgun sequence DNA encodes these proteins:
- the LOC141346012 gene encoding fibulin-7, producing the protein MYSLNNPMKMMNQRYAVLISVFICQFYTMLAQDCPSKQDLQNSIQQAHKLLSAQEASYLQSLRTLRKKLNLLHHSVARLPAKAKNSTCPNLDAPVNGKKLGKILFPGHEVHFLCDVGFELEGSETRQCKDSLSWSGQQPICKDIDECLSSPCASGGTCTDEVNGFSCVCAKGWAGPTCQSPTPTFFVTIANTSPVSTGATEASSFPLTHTSAFTRPSRCSQVQGTTHCTCEPGFTISGRDNSVCTDIDECKLFHNGQAGRLCLHACVNTAGGYRCTCPAGYNVTRDGRNCKDIDECSTRQNNCTREQLCINTYGGFQCVKVECPQIRNATYVKTSPVRCERNPCPVDSRTCSQAPNSVSFHYMSMVSNLSAPRVMFRVSAVRMIGDTLRFALLGGRSRRHFTVQRSDRQTGELLLTSPVQGPTTLDAEVEMSELERRELLGRYITKVTIFVSQYEF; encoded by the exons ATGTATTCACTCAATAACCCAATGAAGATGATGAATCAAAGATATGCTGTACTGATTTCAGTATTCATCTGTCAATTTTATACCATGCTGGCTCAG GACTGTCCCAGTAAGCAAGACCTACAGAACTCAATCCAACAGGCTCACAAATTGCTTTCAGCGCAGGAAGCTTCGTACCTGCAGAGTCTTCGTACTTTGAGGAAGAAACTGAACCTACTGCATCATAGCGTTGCACGCCTGCCTGCTAAAGCAAAGAATT CCACTTGTCCTAACCTGGATGCTCCTGTCAATGGAAAAAAGCTGGGCAAGATTCTGTTTCCTGGCCATGAAGTTCATTTTCTGTGCGATGTGGGCTTTGAGCTGGAGGGTTCAGAGACACGGCAGTGTAAAGATTCCCTTAGCTGGAGCGGTCAGCAGCCTATCTGCAAAG ATATTGACGAGTGTCTTTCATCACCTTGTGCCAGTGGAGGAACGTGTACAGACGAGGTCAATGGATTTAGCTGTGTCTGTGCTAAGGGCTGGGCTGGACCGACCTGCCAGTCTCCAACACCAACAT TTTTTGTCACTATTGCAAACACGTCTCCTGTCAGCACTGGAGCAACAGAGGCATCCTCATTCCCTCTGACACACACATCTGCGTTCACTCGTCCATCCAGATGCAGTCAGGTTCAGGGAACGACCCACTGCACCTGTGAACCTGGATTCACCATCTCCGGCCGTGACAACAGCGTCTGCACAG ACATTGATGAGTGTAAACTGTTCCACAATGGGCAGGCTGGCCGTCTGTGTTTGCATGCGTGTGTTAACACTGCTGGTGGATACAGATGTACCTGTCCTGCTGGTTACAACGTGACCCGTGACGGCCGGAACTGCAAAG ATATCGATGAGTGCAGCACCAGGCAGAACAACTGCACGCGCGAACAGCTCTGCATCAACACCTACGGAGGCTTTCAGTGTGTTAAAGTGGAGTGTCCACAGATACGTAACGCCACCTATGTCAAAACATCTCCAGT GCGCTGTGAGAGGAACCCGTGTCCTGTAGACAGTAGGACCTGCTCTCAGGCACCAAACTCTGTTTCCTTCCACTACATGTCCATGGTGTCCAACCTCTCTGCTCCACGGGTCATGTTCCGCGTGTCAGCCGTCAGAATGATAGGAGACACTCTGCGGTTTGCATTACTGGGTGGCCGCAGCAGGCGTCACTTTACCGTGCAACGCTCCGATCGTCAGACGGGTGAACTGCTGCTGACTAGTCCTGTACAGGGTCCCACCACGCTGGACGCAGAGGTGGAGATGAGTGAACTGGAGAGAAGAGAACTGCTGGGGCGTTACATCACCAAAGTTACCATTTTTGTCTCACAATATGAGTTTTAG